In the Actinomycetes bacterium genome, one interval contains:
- a CDS encoding GNAT family N-acetyltransferase, with amino-acid sequence MNPTAVLAAYDAQLRRDAHADGTGVRVERVGPVVRYVSPDADGWSAVIWSDLADGTADAAIAGQLEYFAGRRFEWKLYAHDKPADLSDRLRAAGFAAEEPEALMVAEIAELPPAPELPLGLTLQWVTDADGVAAVVAVHEEVFGVAHAWLGRALTAQLAEQRRTGVEQVAALLAVADGRPVSAGRVEFHGGTEFASVWGGGTLPQWRGRGLYRALVAARATRAAELGYRYLQVDAGPESRPILHRLGFVELTTTTPFMSPA; translated from the coding sequence GTGAACCCCACAGCGGTGCTGGCCGCCTACGACGCGCAGCTGCGGCGGGACGCCCACGCCGACGGGACGGGCGTTCGGGTCGAGCGGGTCGGCCCGGTGGTCCGCTACGTCAGCCCGGACGCCGACGGCTGGTCGGCGGTGATCTGGTCCGACCTGGCCGACGGCACCGCCGACGCGGCGATCGCCGGACAGCTGGAGTACTTCGCCGGCCGCCGGTTCGAGTGGAAGCTCTACGCCCACGACAAGCCGGCCGACCTCAGTGACCGGCTGCGGGCCGCCGGGTTCGCCGCCGAGGAGCCGGAGGCGCTCATGGTGGCCGAGATCGCGGAGCTGCCGCCGGCACCCGAGCTGCCGCTCGGGCTCACACTGCAGTGGGTGACCGACGCCGACGGCGTGGCAGCCGTGGTCGCCGTCCACGAGGAGGTGTTCGGGGTGGCACACGCGTGGCTGGGCCGGGCCCTGACCGCTCAGCTGGCCGAGCAGCGGCGGACCGGAGTCGAGCAGGTCGCGGCGCTGCTGGCGGTCGCCGACGGACGGCCGGTGTCGGCCGGGCGGGTCGAGTTCCACGGGGGCACCGAGTTCGCCAGCGTCTGGGGCGGCGGCACCTTGCCGCAGTGGCGCGGGCGTGGGCTGTACCGGGCTCTGGTCGCGGCCCGGGCGACTCGCGCGGCCGAGCTCGGCTACCGCTACCTGCAGGTCGACGCCGGGCCGGAGAGTCGGCCGATCCTGCACCGGCTGGGTTTCGTCGAGCTCACCACGACGACGCCGTTCATGAGCCCCGCCTGA
- a CDS encoding helix-turn-helix domain-containing protein yields MSQPVKRRAYDNSRRQSASQERRATILAAARELFVEHGYLGTTMTAIAERSGVSLDTVYELVGRKPGLFRLLVETAISGGDQEVPAEQRDYVRAIHAEPTAAGKLTRYANALPAIHSRLAPLLLVVQAAASVEPDLAELWFEIGERRAENMRRMAIELDATGELAVSVDETADVLWATNSPEVYLLLVHRRGWSDDRYRRWLAASWQRLLLSG; encoded by the coding sequence GGAGCGGCGGGCGACGATCCTGGCTGCGGCCCGTGAGCTGTTCGTCGAGCACGGCTACCTCGGCACGACGATGACGGCGATCGCCGAGCGGTCCGGGGTGTCCCTGGACACGGTGTACGAGCTGGTCGGCCGCAAGCCGGGGTTGTTCCGGCTGCTCGTGGAGACGGCCATCTCCGGAGGGGACCAGGAGGTTCCCGCGGAGCAGCGCGACTACGTGCGGGCCATCCACGCCGAGCCGACGGCGGCCGGCAAGCTGACCCGCTACGCCAACGCCCTGCCGGCCATCCACTCCCGGCTGGCTCCGCTGCTGCTGGTGGTCCAGGCCGCGGCATCCGTCGAGCCGGACTTGGCCGAGCTGTGGTTCGAGATCGGGGAGCGCCGAGCCGAGAACATGCGCCGGATGGCGATCGAGCTCGACGCGACCGGCGAGCTCGCCGTCTCGGTCGACGAGACCGCCGACGTGCTGTGGGCCACGAACTCCCCGGAGGTGTATCTGCTCCTTGTGCACCGCCGCGGGTGGAGCGACGACCGGTACCGCCGCTGGCTCGCGGCGTCCTGGCAGCGGCTGCTGCTCTCCGGGTGA
- the steA gene encoding putative cytokinetic ring protein SteA, whose product MRLALRRREPPTLPGAVGPARLAVGAPGTADPARATRELAARLLPGEVAVIDQLDLDRVSAELLVAARPAVVVNVRASLSGRHPARGASVIVDAGVPLLDAVGPGLLSSVRDGQRLRVHESTVFDAVADDGLRVLGTGQRRGPADVAQALDEARTRLASRLESVGADTAAVVRAHEALLLEGDGLPDLREVGLDLRGRPVLVVAPGERAAADLAAVRGFVRDRRPVLVGAEGGAALIAAAGLDVDLVVGEAGAIGAKALSRAVQVPRAGVPSGFSATDMAVLLADAGGADLVVLAGAPVSYDEMFDRDRYASASALAVRMRAGGRLVDAEAVAALQRPTVRAGSALLLLVAGLLALLVALAVTPWGTDLVDRVRGGWPW is encoded by the coding sequence GTGCGGTTGGCCCTTCGACGTCGGGAGCCGCCGACCCTGCCCGGTGCGGTGGGGCCGGCGCGGCTGGCCGTGGGCGCGCCGGGCACCGCTGACCCGGCCCGGGCGACCCGCGAGCTGGCCGCGCGGCTGCTGCCGGGCGAGGTCGCCGTCATTGACCAGCTGGACCTCGACCGGGTCTCCGCCGAGCTGCTGGTGGCCGCCCGCCCGGCCGTGGTGGTCAACGTCCGAGCCAGTCTGTCCGGGCGGCACCCGGCCCGCGGGGCCAGCGTGATCGTCGATGCCGGCGTCCCGCTGCTGGACGCCGTCGGACCGGGCCTGCTGTCCAGCGTGCGCGACGGCCAGCGGCTGCGGGTGCACGAGTCCACGGTCTTCGACGCGGTGGCCGACGACGGCCTGCGGGTCCTCGGCACCGGCCAGCGCCGCGGCCCGGCGGACGTGGCCCAGGCCCTCGACGAGGCCCGCACCCGGCTGGCCAGCCGGCTCGAGTCGGTGGGCGCGGACACCGCCGCCGTCGTTCGGGCCCACGAGGCGCTGCTGCTCGAGGGCGACGGCCTGCCCGACCTGCGAGAGGTCGGTCTGGACCTGCGGGGCCGGCCGGTCCTCGTCGTCGCCCCTGGCGAGCGGGCGGCCGCCGACCTGGCCGCCGTGCGCGGGTTCGTCCGGGACCGCCGACCGGTGCTCGTGGGCGCGGAAGGGGGAGCGGCGCTGATCGCGGCCGCCGGGCTGGACGTCGACCTGGTGGTCGGTGAGGCGGGGGCGATCGGCGCCAAGGCGCTGAGCCGGGCCGTGCAGGTGCCGCGGGCGGGGGTGCCCAGCGGCTTCTCGGCCACCGACATGGCGGTGCTGCTCGCCGACGCGGGCGGGGCCGACCTGGTCGTGCTGGCCGGCGCCCCGGTGTCCTACGACGAGATGTTCGACCGGGACCGCTACGCATCGGCGTCCGCGCTGGCGGTGCGGATGCGCGCCGGGGGCCGGCTGGTGGACGCCGAGGCGGTGGCCGCGCTGCAGCGGCCGACGGTCCGCGCCGGGTCGGCCCTGCTGCTTCTCGTGGCCGGGCTGCTCGCGCTCCTCGTGGCCCTGGCCGTGACCCCGTGGGGGACCGACCTGGTGGACCGGGTCCGAGGCGGCTGGCCGTGGTGA
- a CDS encoding copper transporter, which translates to MVSFRYHLVSLAAVLFGLAAGVVLGAGPLSSQVDSALGGTATASPSASASQSASGSGHDQAYIDATAARLVTGKLDGVRVVVVTTPGTPAALSRDVTAALTGAGATVSGQVDLTAAWTDAGQAAVLAQIAARLAPADAQVPATGSEAEQTAAAFAAAVVTKSASAVGRPSQTAAALLAGLTAGGFVTT; encoded by the coding sequence GTGGTGAGCTTTCGCTACCACCTGGTGTCGCTGGCCGCCGTCCTGTTCGGACTGGCCGCGGGAGTGGTCCTCGGCGCCGGACCGCTGTCGAGCCAGGTCGACTCCGCACTGGGCGGCACCGCCACCGCCTCGCCGTCCGCGTCGGCCAGCCAGTCGGCGTCCGGGTCGGGCCACGACCAGGCCTACATCGACGCGACCGCCGCCCGGCTCGTCACCGGGAAGCTGGACGGCGTCCGGGTCGTCGTCGTGACGACGCCGGGGACGCCGGCCGCCCTGTCCCGTGACGTCACGGCCGCGCTGACCGGTGCGGGCGCCACCGTCTCGGGGCAGGTCGACCTCACCGCCGCCTGGACCGACGCGGGGCAGGCCGCCGTGCTGGCCCAGATCGCCGCGCGGCTGGCCCCGGCCGACGCGCAGGTCCCGGCGACGGGCAGCGAGGCCGAGCAGACCGCCGCGGCGTTCGCCGCCGCGGTGGTGACCAAGTCCGCCAGCGCCGTCGGCCGGCCGTCCCAGACGGCCGCGGCGCTGCTCGCGGGGCTCACGGCGGGGGGCTTCGTCACCAC